A single region of the Rhodococcus sp. W8901 genome encodes:
- a CDS encoding metal ABC transporter solute-binding protein, Zn/Mn family, with amino-acid sequence MSGMSNALRSAAAAIGVTLAAVTLTACGSSPGSDGQIRVVASTNVWGSVAQAVAGDRLEVTSIVTEPSADPHSYEASPADAAKISDASLVILNGGGYDQFVEDIIESTGSKPTVDAFDLYEERTGPHATESDSEHAGHSNGSVNEHVWYDIPTVSATANAIAAELGKLDPEGADVYTGNAEAFRAQLRQVSETSAGIAAAHRDAPVAQTEPIAHYLLQAAELKDLTPEAFTSAVENGTDPAPAAIAETRQLFTDKKVRVLVYNSQTEDKVTRNMRETAESAGIPVVEITETLPEGTDFVQWQAQTAQSLADALNSGS; translated from the coding sequence ATGTCCGGCATGTCCAATGCCTTACGTTCCGCCGCGGCGGCCATCGGGGTGACCCTCGCCGCGGTGACACTGACGGCGTGCGGCAGCTCCCCCGGGTCCGACGGCCAGATCCGCGTCGTCGCCTCCACCAACGTGTGGGGCAGCGTGGCGCAGGCCGTCGCCGGCGACCGTCTCGAGGTCACCTCGATCGTCACCGAACCCTCGGCCGATCCGCACTCGTACGAGGCCAGCCCGGCCGACGCCGCCAAGATCAGCGATGCGTCGCTGGTGATCCTCAACGGCGGCGGCTACGACCAGTTCGTCGAAGACATCATCGAGTCCACCGGCTCCAAGCCCACCGTCGACGCGTTCGACCTCTACGAGGAGCGCACCGGCCCGCACGCGACCGAGTCCGACTCCGAGCACGCGGGCCATTCGAACGGCTCGGTCAACGAGCACGTCTGGTACGACATCCCCACGGTCTCCGCGACCGCCAACGCGATCGCCGCGGAGTTGGGCAAGCTCGATCCCGAGGGCGCCGACGTCTACACCGGCAACGCCGAGGCGTTCCGTGCGCAGCTGCGCCAGGTGTCCGAGACGTCCGCCGGCATCGCGGCCGCACACCGCGACGCTCCCGTCGCGCAGACCGAGCCGATCGCCCACTACCTGCTGCAGGCCGCCGAGCTGAAGGACCTCACGCCGGAGGCCTTCACGAGCGCCGTCGAGAACGGCACCGATCCGGCGCCGGCCGCGATCGCCGAGACACGACAGCTGTTCACCGACAAGAAGGTCCGCGTGCTGGTCTACAACTCGCAGACCGAGGACAAGGTCACCCGCAACATGCGCGAGACAGCCGAGAGCGCTGGCATCCCCGTCGTCGAGATCACCGAGACCCTGCCCGAGGGCACGGACTTCGTGCAGTGGCAGGCACAGACCGCGCAGTCGCTGGCCGACGCCCTGAACTCCGGATCATGA
- a CDS encoding LacI family DNA-binding transcriptional regulator, whose protein sequence is MPRSRQPRRQATLASLAAELKVSRTTVSNAYNRPDQLSAELRERVLLAAKRRGYPGPDPVARSLRTRRAGAVGLLLTEALSYSFRDPAAMSFLAGLTESCEEAGYGLLLIPAGPGRDEVEAAAVVQQAGVDGFVVYSVAADDPYLAAVRERHLPTVICDQPREMPGASLIGIDDRGAMRKVADYLISLGHEEIGVLCMRLGRDRSDEVVDSGRLQASNFHVQRERILGIHDAMQAAGLDPEALTVVERYEHTAQDGYSAAAQALAVNPRITALVCTTDVLALGALDWARCEGVDVPGRLSITGFDGVEDALREGLTTVRQPGEDKGRRAGALLLSGSDSGVTTVEMLETELLRGHTAASPPEP, encoded by the coding sequence ATGCCAAGGTCTCGACAGCCACGCCGCCAAGCCACTCTGGCGTCGCTCGCCGCCGAGCTGAAGGTCTCGCGGACGACCGTCTCCAATGCCTACAACCGTCCCGACCAGCTTTCGGCCGAACTCCGCGAACGTGTGCTGCTCGCGGCCAAGCGTCGCGGATACCCGGGCCCCGACCCGGTGGCCCGCTCGTTGCGGACCCGCCGCGCCGGCGCTGTCGGCCTCCTTCTCACCGAGGCGCTCAGCTACTCCTTCCGGGATCCTGCGGCGATGAGCTTCCTCGCGGGACTCACCGAGTCGTGCGAGGAGGCGGGCTACGGCCTGCTGCTCATCCCGGCCGGCCCCGGCCGCGACGAGGTGGAAGCCGCGGCGGTGGTCCAGCAGGCCGGCGTCGACGGATTCGTCGTGTACTCGGTCGCCGCCGACGACCCCTACCTGGCAGCGGTGCGGGAACGGCATCTGCCCACCGTCATCTGTGATCAGCCGCGCGAGATGCCGGGCGCATCGCTCATCGGCATCGACGACCGTGGTGCCATGCGTAAGGTTGCTGATTATCTGATCTCATTGGGCCACGAGGAGATCGGTGTGCTCTGCATGCGTCTGGGGCGGGACCGCTCGGACGAGGTCGTGGACAGCGGACGCCTGCAGGCGTCGAACTTCCACGTCCAGCGCGAGCGCATCCTCGGCATCCACGACGCCATGCAGGCGGCGGGACTCGATCCGGAGGCGCTCACGGTCGTCGAACGCTACGAGCACACGGCTCAGGACGGATATTCCGCTGCCGCACAGGCTTTGGCGGTCAATCCGCGCATCACCGCGCTGGTGTGCACCACCGACGTCCTCGCCCTCGGCGCACTCGACTGGGCGCGCTGCGAGGGTGTGGACGTCCCCGGACGCCTGTCGATCACCGGATTCGACGGTGTCGAGGATGCACTCCGGGAGGGTCTGACGACGGTGCGCCAGCCGGGTGAGGACAAGGGCCGGCGCGCGGGAGCGCTGCTGCTGTCCGGCTCGGACTCGGGCGTCACCACGGTCGAGATGCTCGAGACGGAGCTGTTGCGCGGCCACACCGCGGCCTCCCCGCCCGAGCCCTGA
- a CDS encoding metal ABC transporter ATP-binding protein codes for MSTVSTATGAVAAPAVELRDARLSFGERTLWSGLDLTIEQGEFVAVLGPNGSGKTSLMKILLGQLAPTSGTVRIAGTTARTGNSHVGYVPQQKSLDEGLPLRGRDLVGLGYDGHRWGTGLFGRAERRKVVDSAIAQVGAQSYADAPIGSMSGGEQQRLRIAQALVGDPKVLLCDEPLLSLDLANQHRVSELIDRRRREHDTAVLFVTHEINPILPLVDRVLYLVDGQFRIGTPAEVMTSEVLSELYRTDVEVLHVRGRLVVVGTGDAIDALGSGGGPRPGEGVHHTEDHA; via the coding sequence ATGAGCACGGTGAGCACCGCGACCGGCGCGGTCGCCGCACCCGCCGTCGAACTGCGCGACGCGCGGTTGTCGTTCGGTGAGCGCACGCTGTGGTCGGGCCTGGACCTGACGATCGAGCAGGGCGAGTTCGTCGCTGTCCTCGGCCCCAACGGCTCCGGCAAGACCTCGCTCATGAAGATCCTGCTCGGCCAGCTCGCCCCCACCTCCGGCACCGTGCGGATCGCCGGGACCACGGCGAGGACCGGTAACTCGCACGTCGGCTACGTCCCGCAGCAGAAGTCGCTCGACGAGGGACTGCCCCTGCGCGGTCGCGACCTCGTCGGCCTCGGCTACGACGGGCACCGCTGGGGTACCGGGCTGTTCGGCCGGGCCGAGCGGCGCAAGGTCGTGGACTCCGCGATCGCGCAGGTGGGTGCCCAGTCCTATGCGGACGCCCCGATCGGGTCGATGTCCGGCGGCGAGCAGCAACGGCTGCGGATCGCGCAGGCCCTCGTCGGCGACCCCAAGGTGCTGCTGTGCGACGAACCGTTGCTGAGCCTGGACCTCGCCAACCAGCACCGCGTCTCCGAACTGATCGATCGGCGTCGCCGCGAACACGACACCGCGGTGCTGTTCGTGACCCACGAGATCAACCCGATCCTGCCCCTCGTCGACCGCGTGCTGTACCTCGTCGACGGCCAGTTCCGGATCGGCACCCCCGCCGAGGTCATGACCTCCGAGGTCCTGTCCGAGTTGTACCGCACCGACGTCGAGGTGCTGCACGTGCGCGGCCGCCTGGTGGTCGTCGGCACCGGCGACGCGATCGACGCGCTCGGCAGCGGCGGCGGACCCCGCCCCGGCGAGGGCGTCCACCACACCGAGGACCACGCATGA